The Bombus terrestris chromosome 4, iyBomTerr1.2, whole genome shotgun sequence genome has a window encoding:
- the LOC100643035 gene encoding probable phosphorylase b kinase regulatory subunit alpha isoform X4, whose protein sequence is MAYKKIADADEDRAKTYELEQSCVKLMRGLLMAMMQQKEKVERFKSTQNPYDALHAKYSSVNEQTVVGDTEWGHLQIDAISLYLLILAQMTASGLQIVFNLDEVAFIQNLVFYIESAYCTPDYGIWERGDKTNHGLPELNASSIGMAKAAMEAMNELDLFGARGGPTSVIHVLADEAQKCQAVLQSMLPRESNSKELDSGLLSVISFPAFAVDEPNLIQLTRDAITKKLQGHYGCKRFLRDGYKTAKEDPNRLYYEPWELRMFENIECEWPLFFCYLIVDYCFQGNKEAVADYTKQLEQIMIKAEDGIKLVPELYSVETANVSAEYAEPGSQKRVALGRCPFMWAQSLYILGKLLQEGFLAVGELDPLNRRLCSEKKPDVVVQVVILAEDAEIREKIAQHDIHVQTIAEVAPIEVQPAKVLSHLYTYLGRNKKLGLSGRKSRDVGILSTSKLYSLNDKIFAFTPQNFDAEEYYTTNDAALLANTFTTNLAFLTINWKQMLGRPTITLVATHNHLDQGKIPLAMITTMKKLKSGYINGTRVSLGNLNEFLSTSCITNLSFLGSSEDGRPDKLNPQVQQYLEEHLMRAFPHRTGLLNRPITKTGKNLRRRMSVKGAIKKTRSIAVEPEILGVAGEDRRPSAVLNTNPFIEVTDTTLTPNSTQSAPMDRTPSPTDELLSWTNSPKLHRHRGIGETQYADTEVEELLTMLRETESLEEQGDILQYLVDSQGLYFNTGMVEEGHPVLIKDLLKDLYEKACQQKMWGIVRHTAGMLGKRVEDLAKAVTDLLVRQKQVTVGMPPTNEHTIVAPLPENELRALIHQAYGDDESTAMLTQELLVYLAMFIRTEPQLFLEMLRLRVGLIIQVMATELSRTLICTGEEASEHLLNLSPFEMKNLLHHIISGKEFAISSVGRGNFSVISCKSSKVSKKSQIGGFLSSDQTDGNEVEPDRQGQWLRRRRLDGALNRVPRDFYPRVWQVLERCQGLAIEGRILPQNLTQEMTPGELKFALAVETVLNTIPQPEYRQLVVEALMVLTLVTEYNVATSLGGLIAVEQLVHKANAIFLDDQMKIDGDATLCCAKPKEQRETTAMGNLLCGGAAYVCQHFYDSAPSGSFGTMTYITRAIASLLNCLPKDGDLECSIS, encoded by the exons ATGGCATATAAAAAGATAGCTGATGCGGATGAAGATAGAGCTAAAACATATGAATTGGAACAAAGCTGCGTAAAATTAATGAGAGGTTTATTGATGGCAATGATGcaacagaaagaaaaagttgAACGATTTAAGTCCACTCAAAATCCATATGATGCTTTACATGCTAAATACAGTTCTGTCAACGAACAAACTGTTGTGGGTGATACAGAATGGGGTCATCTTCAAATAGATGCCATatctctttatttattaattctggCCCAAATGACTGCATCTGGTTTACAAATTGTTTTCAACTTGGACGAG GTTGCATTCATTCAAAATTTAGTGTTCTATATTGAATCAGCTTATTGTACTCCTGATTATGGAATTTGGGAAAGAGGAGATAAAACAAATCATGGGTTACCAGAATTAAATGCTAGCAGTATTGGAATGGCAAAAGCTGCGATGGAAGCAATGAATGAATTGGACTTATTTGGTGCAAGAGGAGGACCTACCTCGGTAATTCATGTATTAGCAGATGAAGCACAGAAATGTCAAGCTGTTCTACAGTCTATGTTACCACGTGAATCCAATTCGAAAGAATTAGACAGTGGTTTATTATCTGTTATAAGTTTTCCAGCATTCGCTGTAGATGAACctaatttaattcaattaacaAGAGATGCTATTACTAAGAAGCTACAGGGTCATTATGGATGTAAGAGATTTTTGAGAGATGGATATAAAACGGCAAAAGAAGATCCTAATAG GCTCTATTATGAACCATGGGAATTACGTatgtttgaaaatatagaatgtgAATGGCCTTTATTCTTTTGTTACTTAATCGTGGATTACTGTTTCCAAGGCAATAAAGAGGCAGTAGCAGATTATACAAAACAATTAGAACAAATTATGATCAAAGCAGAAGATGGAATAAAGTTAGTACCTGAATTGTATTCTGTAGAAACTGCAAATGTATCGGCAGAATATGCTGAACCAGGTAGCCAGAAGCGTGTTGCATTAGGCAGATGCCCATTTATGTGGGCTCAATCTCTTTACATATTAggaaaattattacaagaa GGTTTTCTTGCTGTGGGTGAATTGGATCCGTTAAATAGACGTTTGTGTAGCGAGAAAAAACCGGATGTTGTAGTACAAGTTGTTATTTTAGCAGAAGATGctgaaattagagaaaaaataGCTCAACATGATATTCATGTACAAACAATTGCAGAGGTTGCTCCAATTGAAGTGCAACCCGCAAAAGTCCTCAGTcatttgtatacatatttag gccgaaataaaaaattaggatTATCTGGACGTAAATCAAGAGACGTAGGGATTTTAAGCACCagtaaattatattctttgaatgataaaatatttgcatTCACTCCACAG AACTTTGATGCGGAGGAGTACTACACGACAAATGATGCAGCCCTCCTTGCCAACACTTTTACAACCAACTTGGCCTTCCTCACCATCAACTGGAAGCAAATGCTCGGCAGACCAACTATAACACTTGTTGCTACTCATAATCATCTAG ACCAGGGAAAGATACCATTGGCAATGATAACTACtatgaagaaattaaaaagtggTTATATCAATGGTACAAGAGTTTCATTAGGAAACTTAAATGAGTTTTTAAGTACCTCTTGCATTACAAATCTAAGCTTCTTAGGAAGTTCTGAAGATGGTAGGCCAGATAAATTGAATCCTcag GTCCAACAATATTTAGAAGAACATCTGATGCGCGCATTCCCACATCGTACAGGTCTCCTGAATAGACCGATAACTAAAACTGGAAAAAATTTAAGACGCAGAATGTCAGTTAAAGGTGCTATAAAGAAAACAAGATCAATTGCTGTAGAAC CTGAAATTCTTGGGGTGGCAGGAGAAGATAGAAGACCTTCTGCTGTTCTAAATACAAATCCATTTATTGAAGTGACAGATACAACGTTAACTCCTAATTCTACGCAGTCGGCTCCCATGGATCGAACACCGTCCCCTACAGACGAATTATTATCTTGGACGAATTCTCCAAAGTTACATAGACACAGAGGTATAGGTGAAACTCAGTACGCAGATACAGAAGTCGAGGAATTGTTAACCATGCTTCGAGAAACTGAAAGCTTAGAAGAACAAGGAGATATTTTACAATATCTT GTTGATTCTCAAGGTCTGTATTTCAATACTGGTATGGTAGAAGAAGGTCATCCAGTTTTGATAAAAGATTTACTGAAAGATCTCTATGAAAAGGCTTGTCAACAAAAAATGTGGGGTATTGTACGTCACACAGCTGGCATGTTAGGAAAACGAGTAGAAGATTTAGCCAAGGCAGTCACTGATTTATTAGTTCGTCAGAAACAAGTTACAGTTGGAATGCCACCAACTAACGAGCACACTATTGTCGCACCATTACCAGAAAATGAATTACGAGCTTTAATTCATCAAGCGTATGGAGATGATGAATCTACTGCTATGCTAACGCAAGAATTACTTGTTTATTTAGCAATGTTCATTAGAACGGAACCGCAATTGTTTCTTGAGATGCTCAGACTTAGAGTAGGTTTAATTATTCAAGTAATGGCTACTGAATTATCAAGAACTCTAATATGTACAGGAGAAGAAGCATCCGAGCATTTGCTTAACTTATCGCCATTCGAAATGAAAAATCTTTTACACCATATTATAAGTGGGAAGGAATTTGCTATTAGTAGTG TTGGTCGGGGAAATTTTTCTGTTATCAGTTGCAAATCTAGTAAAGTTAGCAAG AAATCACAAATTGGAGGCTTTTTAAGTTCTGATCAAACTGATGGTAACGAAGTAGAACCAGACCGACAAGGTCAATGGTTACGACGACGAAGGTTGGACGGTGCATTAAACAGAGTGCCGCGAGATTTTTATCCTCGAGTATGGCAAGTGCTCGAACGA TGCCAAGGTTTAGCAATCGAAGGTAGAATTCTACCTCAAAATCTTACACAGGAAATGACACCAGGGGAATTAAAATTTGCATTAGCAGTAGAAACTGTATTAAATACTATACCACAACCAGAATATCGTCAATTAGTAGTCGAAGCTTTAATggtattaactttagtaactgaATATAATGTGGCAACATCTTTGGGAGGACTTATTGCTGTTGAACAGTTAGTTCATAAAGCTAATGCCATCTTTTTAGATGATCag ATGAAAATTGATGGTGATGCTACTCTGTGCTGTGCTAAACCAAAAGAGCAACGTGAAACAACCGCAATGGGAAATCTTCTTTGTGGTGGAGCAGCATATGTTTGTCAACATTTTTATGATAGTGCTCCAAGTGGTAGTTTTGGAACAATGACATACATTACAAGAGCCATAGCCTCGTTATTAAATTGTTTACCAAAGGATGGTGATTTGGAGTGTTCAATATCGTAg
- the LOC100643035 gene encoding probable phosphorylase b kinase regulatory subunit alpha isoform X5 gives MRSRSNSGVRLDYYQRIVHKIIMKHQNVVTGLFPASPENDHAWVRDNVYCILAVWGLSMAYKKIADADEDRAKTYELEQSCVKLMRGLLMAMMQQKEKVERFKSTQNPYDALHAKYSSVNEQTVVGDTEWGHLQIDAISLYLLILAQMTASGLQIVFNLDEVAFIQNLVFYIESAYCTPDYGIWERGDKTNHGLPELNASSIGMAKAAMEAMNELDLFGARGGPTSVIHVLADEAQKCQAVLQSMLPRESNSKELDSGLLSVISFPAFAVDEPNLIQLTRDAITKKLQGHYGCKRFLRDGYKTAKEDPNRLYYEPWELRMFENIECEWPLFFCYLIVDYCFQGNKEAVADYTKQLEQIMIKAEDGIKLVPELYSVETANVSAEYAEPGSQKRVALGRCPFMWAQSLYILGKLLQEGFLAVGELDPLNRRLCSEKKPDVVVQVVILAEDAEIREKIAQHDIHVQTIAEVAPIEVQPAKVLSHLYTYLGRNKKLGLSGRKSRDVGILSTSKLYSLNDKIFAFTPQLTDMTRFYIASDYELMIDIFKGEINFLKSSWQNMLGRPLVVMPLKNIHLDQGKIPLAMITTMKKLKSGYINGTRVSLGNLNEFLSTSCITNLSFLGSSEDGRPDKLNPQVQQYLEEHLMRAFPHRTGLLNRPITKTGKNLRRRMSVKGAIKKTRSIAVEHTMVPTILQEPEILGVAGEDRRPSAVLNTNPFIEVTDTTLTPNSTQSAPMDRTPSPTDELLSWTNSPKLHRHRGIGETQYADTEVEELLTMLRETESLEEQGDILQYLVDSQGLYFNTGMVEEGHPVLIKDLLKDLYEKACQQKMWGIVRHTAGMLGKRVEDLAKAVTDLLVRQKQVTVGMPPTNEHTIVAPLPENELRALIHQAYGDDESTAMLTQELLVYLAMFIRTEPQLFLEMLRLRVGLIIQVMATELSRTLICTGEEASEHLLNLSPFEMKNLLHHIISGKEFAISSVGRGNFSVISCKSSKVSKKSQIGGFLSSDQTDGNEVEPDRQGQWLRRRRLDGALNRVPRDFYPRVWQVLERCQGLAIEGRILPQNLTQEMTPGELKFALAVETVLNTIPQPEYRQLVVEALMVLTLVTEYNVATSLGGLIAVEQLVHKANAIFLDDQMKIDGDATLCCAKPKEQRETTAMGNLLCGGAAYVCQHFYDSAPSGSFGTMTYITRAIASLLNCLPKDGDLECSIS, from the exons ATGCGTAGTCGTAGTAATTCTGGTGTCCGCTTGGACTATTACCAACGGATtgtacataaaattattatgaaacatcAGAATGTTGTCACAGGGCTTTTCCCTGCTAGTCCAGAAAATGACCATGCATGGGTTCGTGACAATGTATACTGTATTCTCGCTGTTTGGGGTCTTTCAATGGCATATAAAAAGATAGCTGATGCGGATGAAGATAGAGCTAAAACATATGAATTGGAACAAAGCTGCGTAAAATTAATGAGAGGTTTATTGATGGCAATGATGcaacagaaagaaaaagttgAACGATTTAAGTCCACTCAAAATCCATATGATGCTTTACATGCTAAATACAGTTCTGTCAACGAACAAACTGTTGTGGGTGATACAGAATGGGGTCATCTTCAAATAGATGCCATatctctttatttattaattctggCCCAAATGACTGCATCTGGTTTACAAATTGTTTTCAACTTGGACGAG GTTGCATTCATTCAAAATTTAGTGTTCTATATTGAATCAGCTTATTGTACTCCTGATTATGGAATTTGGGAAAGAGGAGATAAAACAAATCATGGGTTACCAGAATTAAATGCTAGCAGTATTGGAATGGCAAAAGCTGCGATGGAAGCAATGAATGAATTGGACTTATTTGGTGCAAGAGGAGGACCTACCTCGGTAATTCATGTATTAGCAGATGAAGCACAGAAATGTCAAGCTGTTCTACAGTCTATGTTACCACGTGAATCCAATTCGAAAGAATTAGACAGTGGTTTATTATCTGTTATAAGTTTTCCAGCATTCGCTGTAGATGAACctaatttaattcaattaacaAGAGATGCTATTACTAAGAAGCTACAGGGTCATTATGGATGTAAGAGATTTTTGAGAGATGGATATAAAACGGCAAAAGAAGATCCTAATAG GCTCTATTATGAACCATGGGAATTACGTatgtttgaaaatatagaatgtgAATGGCCTTTATTCTTTTGTTACTTAATCGTGGATTACTGTTTCCAAGGCAATAAAGAGGCAGTAGCAGATTATACAAAACAATTAGAACAAATTATGATCAAAGCAGAAGATGGAATAAAGTTAGTACCTGAATTGTATTCTGTAGAAACTGCAAATGTATCGGCAGAATATGCTGAACCAGGTAGCCAGAAGCGTGTTGCATTAGGCAGATGCCCATTTATGTGGGCTCAATCTCTTTACATATTAggaaaattattacaagaa GGTTTTCTTGCTGTGGGTGAATTGGATCCGTTAAATAGACGTTTGTGTAGCGAGAAAAAACCGGATGTTGTAGTACAAGTTGTTATTTTAGCAGAAGATGctgaaattagagaaaaaataGCTCAACATGATATTCATGTACAAACAATTGCAGAGGTTGCTCCAATTGAAGTGCAACCCGCAAAAGTCCTCAGTcatttgtatacatatttag gccgaaataaaaaattaggatTATCTGGACGTAAATCAAGAGACGTAGGGATTTTAAGCACCagtaaattatattctttgaatgataaaatatttgcatTCACTCCACAG TTGACAGACATGACCCGCTTCTACATCGCATCGGACTATGAACTCATGATTGACATATTCAAAGGCGAAATTAATTTCTTGAAGTCTAGCTGGCAGAACATGTTAGGCCGGCCTCTTGTGGTCATGCCCCTCAAGAACATTCATCTAG ACCAGGGAAAGATACCATTGGCAATGATAACTACtatgaagaaattaaaaagtggTTATATCAATGGTACAAGAGTTTCATTAGGAAACTTAAATGAGTTTTTAAGTACCTCTTGCATTACAAATCTAAGCTTCTTAGGAAGTTCTGAAGATGGTAGGCCAGATAAATTGAATCCTcag GTCCAACAATATTTAGAAGAACATCTGATGCGCGCATTCCCACATCGTACAGGTCTCCTGAATAGACCGATAACTAAAACTGGAAAAAATTTAAGACGCAGAATGTCAGTTAAAGGTGCTATAAAGAAAACAAGATCAATTGCTGTAGAAC ATACTATGGTTCCTACCATCCTACAAGAAC CTGAAATTCTTGGGGTGGCAGGAGAAGATAGAAGACCTTCTGCTGTTCTAAATACAAATCCATTTATTGAAGTGACAGATACAACGTTAACTCCTAATTCTACGCAGTCGGCTCCCATGGATCGAACACCGTCCCCTACAGACGAATTATTATCTTGGACGAATTCTCCAAAGTTACATAGACACAGAGGTATAGGTGAAACTCAGTACGCAGATACAGAAGTCGAGGAATTGTTAACCATGCTTCGAGAAACTGAAAGCTTAGAAGAACAAGGAGATATTTTACAATATCTT GTTGATTCTCAAGGTCTGTATTTCAATACTGGTATGGTAGAAGAAGGTCATCCAGTTTTGATAAAAGATTTACTGAAAGATCTCTATGAAAAGGCTTGTCAACAAAAAATGTGGGGTATTGTACGTCACACAGCTGGCATGTTAGGAAAACGAGTAGAAGATTTAGCCAAGGCAGTCACTGATTTATTAGTTCGTCAGAAACAAGTTACAGTTGGAATGCCACCAACTAACGAGCACACTATTGTCGCACCATTACCAGAAAATGAATTACGAGCTTTAATTCATCAAGCGTATGGAGATGATGAATCTACTGCTATGCTAACGCAAGAATTACTTGTTTATTTAGCAATGTTCATTAGAACGGAACCGCAATTGTTTCTTGAGATGCTCAGACTTAGAGTAGGTTTAATTATTCAAGTAATGGCTACTGAATTATCAAGAACTCTAATATGTACAGGAGAAGAAGCATCCGAGCATTTGCTTAACTTATCGCCATTCGAAATGAAAAATCTTTTACACCATATTATAAGTGGGAAGGAATTTGCTATTAGTAGTG TTGGTCGGGGAAATTTTTCTGTTATCAGTTGCAAATCTAGTAAAGTTAGCAAG AAATCACAAATTGGAGGCTTTTTAAGTTCTGATCAAACTGATGGTAACGAAGTAGAACCAGACCGACAAGGTCAATGGTTACGACGACGAAGGTTGGACGGTGCATTAAACAGAGTGCCGCGAGATTTTTATCCTCGAGTATGGCAAGTGCTCGAACGA TGCCAAGGTTTAGCAATCGAAGGTAGAATTCTACCTCAAAATCTTACACAGGAAATGACACCAGGGGAATTAAAATTTGCATTAGCAGTAGAAACTGTATTAAATACTATACCACAACCAGAATATCGTCAATTAGTAGTCGAAGCTTTAATggtattaactttagtaactgaATATAATGTGGCAACATCTTTGGGAGGACTTATTGCTGTTGAACAGTTAGTTCATAAAGCTAATGCCATCTTTTTAGATGATCag ATGAAAATTGATGGTGATGCTACTCTGTGCTGTGCTAAACCAAAAGAGCAACGTGAAACAACCGCAATGGGAAATCTTCTTTGTGGTGGAGCAGCATATGTTTGTCAACATTTTTATGATAGTGCTCCAAGTGGTAGTTTTGGAACAATGACATACATTACAAGAGCCATAGCCTCGTTATTAAATTGTTTACCAAAGGATGGTGATTTGGAGTGTTCAATATCGTAg
- the LOC100643035 gene encoding probable phosphorylase b kinase regulatory subunit alpha isoform X3: MRSRSNSGVRLDYYQRIVHKIIMKHQNVVTGLFPASPENDHAWVRDNVYCILAVWGLSMAYKKIADADEDRAKTYELEQSCVKLMRGLLMAMMQQKEKVERFKSTQNPYDALHAKYSSVNEQTVVGDTEWGHLQIDAISLYLLILAQMTASGLQIVFNLDEVAFIQNLVFYIESAYCTPDYGIWERGDKTNHGLPELNASSIGMAKAAMEAMNELDLFGARGGPTSVIHVLADEAQKCQAVLQSMLPRESNSKELDSGLLSVISFPAFAVDEPNLIQLTRDAITKKLQGHYGCKRFLRDGYKTAKEDPNRLYYEPWELRMFENIECEWPLFFCYLIVDYCFQGNKEAVADYTKQLEQIMIKAEDGIKLVPELYSVETANVSAEYAEPGSQKRVALGRCPFMWAQSLYILGKLLQEGFLAVGELDPLNRRLCSEKKPDVVVQVVILAEDAEIREKIAQHDIHVQTIAEVAPIEVQPAKVLSHLYTYLGRNKKLGLSGRKSRDVGILSTSKLYSLNDKIFAFTPQNFDAEEYYTTNDAALLANTFTTNLAFLTINWKQMLGRPTITLVATHNHLDQGKIPLAMITTMKKLKSGYINGTRVSLGNLNEFLSTSCITNLSFLGSSEDGRPDKLNPQVQQYLEEHLMRAFPHRTGLLNRPITKTGKNLRRRMSVKGAIKKTRSIAVELTDTTLTPNSTQSAPMDRTPSPTDELLSWTNSPKLHRHRGIGETQYADTEVEELLTMLRETESLEEQGDILQYLVDSQGLYFNTGMVEEGHPVLIKDLLKDLYEKACQQKMWGIVRHTAGMLGKRVEDLAKAVTDLLVRQKQVTVGMPPTNEHTIVAPLPENELRALIHQAYGDDESTAMLTQELLVYLAMFIRTEPQLFLEMLRLRVGLIIQVMATELSRTLICTGEEASEHLLNLSPFEMKNLLHHIISGKEFAISSVGRGNFSVISCKSSKVSKKSQIGGFLSSDQTDGNEVEPDRQGQWLRRRRLDGALNRVPRDFYPRVWQVLERCQGLAIEGRILPQNLTQEMTPGELKFALAVETVLNTIPQPEYRQLVVEALMVLTLVTEYNVATSLGGLIAVEQLVHKANAIFLDDQMKIDGDATLCCAKPKEQRETTAMGNLLCGGAAYVCQHFYDSAPSGSFGTMTYITRAIASLLNCLPKDGDLECSIS; this comes from the exons ATGCGTAGTCGTAGTAATTCTGGTGTCCGCTTGGACTATTACCAACGGATtgtacataaaattattatgaaacatcAGAATGTTGTCACAGGGCTTTTCCCTGCTAGTCCAGAAAATGACCATGCATGGGTTCGTGACAATGTATACTGTATTCTCGCTGTTTGGGGTCTTTCAATGGCATATAAAAAGATAGCTGATGCGGATGAAGATAGAGCTAAAACATATGAATTGGAACAAAGCTGCGTAAAATTAATGAGAGGTTTATTGATGGCAATGATGcaacagaaagaaaaagttgAACGATTTAAGTCCACTCAAAATCCATATGATGCTTTACATGCTAAATACAGTTCTGTCAACGAACAAACTGTTGTGGGTGATACAGAATGGGGTCATCTTCAAATAGATGCCATatctctttatttattaattctggCCCAAATGACTGCATCTGGTTTACAAATTGTTTTCAACTTGGACGAG GTTGCATTCATTCAAAATTTAGTGTTCTATATTGAATCAGCTTATTGTACTCCTGATTATGGAATTTGGGAAAGAGGAGATAAAACAAATCATGGGTTACCAGAATTAAATGCTAGCAGTATTGGAATGGCAAAAGCTGCGATGGAAGCAATGAATGAATTGGACTTATTTGGTGCAAGAGGAGGACCTACCTCGGTAATTCATGTATTAGCAGATGAAGCACAGAAATGTCAAGCTGTTCTACAGTCTATGTTACCACGTGAATCCAATTCGAAAGAATTAGACAGTGGTTTATTATCTGTTATAAGTTTTCCAGCATTCGCTGTAGATGAACctaatttaattcaattaacaAGAGATGCTATTACTAAGAAGCTACAGGGTCATTATGGATGTAAGAGATTTTTGAGAGATGGATATAAAACGGCAAAAGAAGATCCTAATAG GCTCTATTATGAACCATGGGAATTACGTatgtttgaaaatatagaatgtgAATGGCCTTTATTCTTTTGTTACTTAATCGTGGATTACTGTTTCCAAGGCAATAAAGAGGCAGTAGCAGATTATACAAAACAATTAGAACAAATTATGATCAAAGCAGAAGATGGAATAAAGTTAGTACCTGAATTGTATTCTGTAGAAACTGCAAATGTATCGGCAGAATATGCTGAACCAGGTAGCCAGAAGCGTGTTGCATTAGGCAGATGCCCATTTATGTGGGCTCAATCTCTTTACATATTAggaaaattattacaagaa GGTTTTCTTGCTGTGGGTGAATTGGATCCGTTAAATAGACGTTTGTGTAGCGAGAAAAAACCGGATGTTGTAGTACAAGTTGTTATTTTAGCAGAAGATGctgaaattagagaaaaaataGCTCAACATGATATTCATGTACAAACAATTGCAGAGGTTGCTCCAATTGAAGTGCAACCCGCAAAAGTCCTCAGTcatttgtatacatatttag gccgaaataaaaaattaggatTATCTGGACGTAAATCAAGAGACGTAGGGATTTTAAGCACCagtaaattatattctttgaatgataaaatatttgcatTCACTCCACAG AACTTTGATGCGGAGGAGTACTACACGACAAATGATGCAGCCCTCCTTGCCAACACTTTTACAACCAACTTGGCCTTCCTCACCATCAACTGGAAGCAAATGCTCGGCAGACCAACTATAACACTTGTTGCTACTCATAATCATCTAG ACCAGGGAAAGATACCATTGGCAATGATAACTACtatgaagaaattaaaaagtggTTATATCAATGGTACAAGAGTTTCATTAGGAAACTTAAATGAGTTTTTAAGTACCTCTTGCATTACAAATCTAAGCTTCTTAGGAAGTTCTGAAGATGGTAGGCCAGATAAATTGAATCCTcag GTCCAACAATATTTAGAAGAACATCTGATGCGCGCATTCCCACATCGTACAGGTCTCCTGAATAGACCGATAACTAAAACTGGAAAAAATTTAAGACGCAGAATGTCAGTTAAAGGTGCTATAAAGAAAACAAGATCAATTGCTGTAGAAC TGACAGATACAACGTTAACTCCTAATTCTACGCAGTCGGCTCCCATGGATCGAACACCGTCCCCTACAGACGAATTATTATCTTGGACGAATTCTCCAAAGTTACATAGACACAGAGGTATAGGTGAAACTCAGTACGCAGATACAGAAGTCGAGGAATTGTTAACCATGCTTCGAGAAACTGAAAGCTTAGAAGAACAAGGAGATATTTTACAATATCTT GTTGATTCTCAAGGTCTGTATTTCAATACTGGTATGGTAGAAGAAGGTCATCCAGTTTTGATAAAAGATTTACTGAAAGATCTCTATGAAAAGGCTTGTCAACAAAAAATGTGGGGTATTGTACGTCACACAGCTGGCATGTTAGGAAAACGAGTAGAAGATTTAGCCAAGGCAGTCACTGATTTATTAGTTCGTCAGAAACAAGTTACAGTTGGAATGCCACCAACTAACGAGCACACTATTGTCGCACCATTACCAGAAAATGAATTACGAGCTTTAATTCATCAAGCGTATGGAGATGATGAATCTACTGCTATGCTAACGCAAGAATTACTTGTTTATTTAGCAATGTTCATTAGAACGGAACCGCAATTGTTTCTTGAGATGCTCAGACTTAGAGTAGGTTTAATTATTCAAGTAATGGCTACTGAATTATCAAGAACTCTAATATGTACAGGAGAAGAAGCATCCGAGCATTTGCTTAACTTATCGCCATTCGAAATGAAAAATCTTTTACACCATATTATAAGTGGGAAGGAATTTGCTATTAGTAGTG TTGGTCGGGGAAATTTTTCTGTTATCAGTTGCAAATCTAGTAAAGTTAGCAAG AAATCACAAATTGGAGGCTTTTTAAGTTCTGATCAAACTGATGGTAACGAAGTAGAACCAGACCGACAAGGTCAATGGTTACGACGACGAAGGTTGGACGGTGCATTAAACAGAGTGCCGCGAGATTTTTATCCTCGAGTATGGCAAGTGCTCGAACGA TGCCAAGGTTTAGCAATCGAAGGTAGAATTCTACCTCAAAATCTTACACAGGAAATGACACCAGGGGAATTAAAATTTGCATTAGCAGTAGAAACTGTATTAAATACTATACCACAACCAGAATATCGTCAATTAGTAGTCGAAGCTTTAATggtattaactttagtaactgaATATAATGTGGCAACATCTTTGGGAGGACTTATTGCTGTTGAACAGTTAGTTCATAAAGCTAATGCCATCTTTTTAGATGATCag ATGAAAATTGATGGTGATGCTACTCTGTGCTGTGCTAAACCAAAAGAGCAACGTGAAACAACCGCAATGGGAAATCTTCTTTGTGGTGGAGCAGCATATGTTTGTCAACATTTTTATGATAGTGCTCCAAGTGGTAGTTTTGGAACAATGACATACATTACAAGAGCCATAGCCTCGTTATTAAATTGTTTACCAAAGGATGGTGATTTGGAGTGTTCAATATCGTAg